In Castor canadensis chromosome 11, mCasCan1.hap1v2, whole genome shotgun sequence, a single genomic region encodes these proteins:
- the LOC109697954 gene encoding olfactory receptor 6K3-like, translated as MDQENQTVVTEFYFSDFLQFENGSLLFFVLLLLIYMFIIAGNFMIFFAVQLDSRLHNPMYNFISIFSFLEIWYTTVTIPKMLSNLVSEKKTISFTGCLLQMYFFHSLGVTEGLVLTVMAIDRYVAICNPLHYAIIMTPRLCIQLSTGSCIFGFLVLLPEIVWISTLPFCGPNQIHQLFCDFEPVLRLVCTDTSMILVEDVIHAVSILTSVSIITLSYLRIITVILRIPSGESRQKAFSTCAAHITIFLIFFGSVSLLYLRFSVTFQPLLDKTIALMFAVLAPLFNPIIYSLRNKDMKDAIRKIFCSQKIFNIPGI; from the coding sequence ATGGACCAGGAGAATCAGACAGTGGTGACtgaattttatttctctgatttcCTTCAGTTTGAGAATGGCAGCCTCTTATTCTTCGTTCTTCTGCTCTTGATTTACATGTTCATTATTGCTGGAAATTTCATGATCTTCTTTGCTGTCCAGCTGGATAGCCGTCTTCATAATCCCATGTACAATTTTATCAGCATCTTCTCCTTCCTGGAGATTTGGTATACCACAGTAACCATTCCCAAAATGCTCTCTAATCTGGTCAGTGAAAAGAAGACCATCTCTTTCACTGGTTGCCTCTTGCAGATGTATTTTTTCCACTCACTTGGAGTCACAGAAGGCTTAGTTCTTACAGTGATGGCCATTGACAGGTATGTTGCCATTTGTAACCCCCTCCACTATGCAATCATTATGACCCCTCGGTTGTGCATCCAGTTGTCCACGGGCTCTTGCATCTTCGGCTTCCTTGTGTTACTGCCAGAGATTGTGTGGATTTCTACTCTTCCTTTCTGTGGCCCCAACCAAATACATCAACTCTTCTGTGACTTTGAACCTGTGCTACGTTTGGTCTGTACGGACACCTCTATGATTCTGGTTGAAGATGTGATCCATGCTGTCTCCATTCTGACCTCTGTCTCTATCATTACCCTCTCCTATTTGAGAATCATCACTGTGATCCTGAGAATTCCCTCAGGAGAGAGCCGTCAGAAGGCATTCTCCACTTGTGCAGCCCACATTactattttcttgatattttttggCAGCGTGTCACTCCTGTACCTGCGCTTCTCTGTTACCTTCCAACCACTACTGGACAAGACCATTGCACTGATGTTTGCTGTCCTTGCCCCGTTGTTCAACCCAATTATCTATAGTCTGAGGAACAAAGACATGAAAGATGCTATTAGGAAAATTTTCTGTTCTCAAAAGATATTCAATATCCCTGGGATCTAA